Proteins co-encoded in one Polynucleobacter sp. MG-6-Vaara-E2 genomic window:
- a CDS encoding flagellar basal body P-ring protein FlgI produces MKINDFFSWCTKGLLILVSISCFNNICFADRIKDIADTAGQRSNQLVGYGLVVGLDGTGDQTTQTPFTLQSVLQMIGVLGVTLPSTGNQTQLRNTAAVMVTAEFPALSRPGQQIDVTVSSLGNSTSLKGGTLVMTPLKAADGQVYAQAQGNIVIGGSRAATGGAATSVNHLSAGRIPSGGIVERAVPALLVDEFVQLDLRQADFSLMQRTAETIGRRFGVGTALPIDARSLNVRVPTEPLKRTAFMAALQDLDVPMGSQPARVILNSRTGSVVMNQAVKLSPSAVAHGNLTIKIQQSPTVSQPLPFSRGQTTTATEDTATISDSGKENSLIAVPGGASLDQVVKALNMMGATPQDLISILQSLRAAGALRAELEVI; encoded by the coding sequence ATGAAGATCAACGATTTCTTCTCTTGGTGCACAAAAGGCTTACTCATCTTAGTAAGTATTAGTTGCTTTAATAACATCTGCTTTGCCGATCGCATTAAGGATATTGCAGACACCGCAGGTCAAAGATCAAATCAACTTGTGGGTTATGGCCTAGTGGTTGGTTTAGATGGCACGGGTGATCAAACAACTCAGACACCATTTACACTACAAAGTGTCTTGCAAATGATCGGGGTGTTAGGCGTTACTTTGCCATCAACGGGTAATCAAACTCAGCTGCGTAATACAGCGGCGGTGATGGTCACTGCAGAATTCCCGGCGCTTTCAAGACCTGGTCAACAAATCGATGTGACAGTTTCCTCTTTGGGAAATTCAACCAGCCTAAAAGGTGGCACATTAGTGATGACACCGCTTAAGGCTGCTGACGGTCAAGTGTATGCTCAGGCTCAAGGAAATATTGTTATTGGAGGTTCACGTGCTGCAACGGGTGGCGCTGCAACTTCTGTGAACCATTTATCAGCTGGGCGAATTCCTTCTGGCGGTATTGTCGAAAGGGCGGTCCCAGCGCTCTTAGTTGATGAGTTTGTGCAACTTGATCTACGTCAGGCGGATTTTTCATTGATGCAAAGAACGGCAGAGACGATTGGTCGTCGTTTTGGTGTTGGAACGGCATTACCTATTGATGCTAGATCCCTAAATGTACGCGTTCCCACAGAGCCATTAAAAAGAACTGCATTTATGGCAGCTTTGCAAGATTTAGATGTACCGATGGGTAGTCAACCAGCGCGGGTAATATTAAATTCACGTACAGGCTCTGTGGTCATGAATCAAGCGGTCAAGCTTTCACCGTCCGCTGTAGCGCACGGTAACTTAACGATCAAAATCCAGCAGTCGCCCACAGTAAGCCAGCCATTACCATTTAGTCGCGGACAGACCACTACCGCCACTGAAGATACTGCAACGATTAGTGATAGTGGTAAGGAAAATAGTCTGATTGCTGTCCCAGGAGGAGCCTCTTTAGACCAAGTGGTTAAGGCCCTTAATATGATGGGCGCTACCCCACAAGACCTTATTTCTATTTTGCAATCTCTAAGGGCTGCTGGTGCATTGCGTGCAGAATTAGAGGTGATTTAA
- a CDS encoding flagellar basal body L-ring protein FlgH: MIHLGRLFRYGLVSAVSAILLAACASADRPSLLSTPTTARPRPIQETSANMGSLYPANSGGPYINAVSHRPLFEDRRARNVGDTLTVLLNETTSAAKNSGMAAARKANGTSTFGNNSPTFNGAMFSLANAANFAGTGDIKSEGSGSSAASNTFAGTITVTVVEILSNGNLVVAGEKQVAVSNEEEIIRFGGIVNPNTLVFNQVSSQQVADARIEYRGRGATDDTQSTGWFTRLMLKLAPF; this comes from the coding sequence ATGATTCATCTAGGTAGACTTTTTCGTTATGGCTTAGTAAGCGCTGTGAGTGCCATTTTGTTGGCCGCTTGCGCTAGTGCCGACCGACCTTCTTTATTGTCTACACCAACGACTGCAAGACCACGCCCTATCCAGGAAACGTCTGCAAATATGGGCAGTCTGTATCCAGCCAATTCTGGAGGACCCTATATTAATGCAGTCAGCCATAGACCGCTATTTGAAGATCGACGCGCTAGAAACGTTGGCGATACGCTAACAGTGCTGCTGAATGAAACAACCAGTGCGGCGAAAAATTCCGGTATGGCGGCAGCACGTAAAGCAAATGGTACTTCAACGTTTGGTAATAATAGCCCAACATTTAATGGGGCAATGTTTAGCCTTGCTAATGCAGCCAATTTTGCAGGCACAGGAGACATCAAGAGTGAAGGTTCTGGCTCGAGCGCTGCCAGTAATACCTTTGCTGGAACGATTACAGTTACCGTTGTAGAAATTCTATCTAACGGAAATTTAGTTGTTGCTGGTGAAAAACAGGTTGCTGTTAGTAACGAAGAAGAAATTATTCGCTTTGGCGGTATTGTTAATCCAAATACACTCGTATTTAATCAAGTTTCATCACAGCAAGTTGCAGATGCTCGCATTGAGTATCGTGGCCGCGGCGCTACTGATGATACTCAAAGTACCGGCTGGTTTACGCGCCTAATGCTAAAGTTGGCGCCTTTCTGA
- the flgG gene encoding flagellar basal-body rod protein FlgG, whose protein sequence is MLRSLWIAKTGMDAQQMNLDTISNNLANASTTAFKRVQPLFQDLLYTTIRASGSAANAQNLLPTGLQVGSGSAITSTERNNLQGTLYQTGNQLDIAINGNGFFQIALADGTTAYTRNGQFSKSATGQIVTSSGNVVSPGLTVPISATSLTISLTGQVQATDQAGNVTQVGQLSMANFINPAGLVALGGGNYIASPASGNATNGLPGLNGMGTMNQYYIEQSNVNVAEELVNLIAAQRAYEINTRAVTASDQILQRVSNLGQ, encoded by the coding sequence ATGTTACGTTCACTATGGATTGCTAAAACGGGTATGGATGCCCAGCAGATGAATTTAGATACGATATCTAATAATTTGGCTAACGCGTCTACTACAGCATTTAAGCGAGTCCAGCCTTTATTTCAGGATTTACTCTACACGACTATCCGTGCCTCTGGCTCTGCAGCTAACGCACAAAACCTATTGCCTACCGGTCTTCAGGTGGGATCAGGTTCAGCGATTACCTCTACTGAAAGAAACAATCTGCAAGGCACCTTGTATCAAACAGGTAATCAATTAGATATTGCAATTAATGGAAATGGTTTCTTTCAAATTGCATTAGCTGATGGAACTACTGCTTACACCCGCAATGGTCAATTTAGTAAAAGCGCTACTGGCCAAATTGTGACCTCATCAGGAAATGTCGTTTCCCCTGGATTGACAGTTCCGATTAGTGCAACTTCTCTTACGATTAGCTTGACTGGTCAAGTGCAAGCCACTGATCAGGCTGGAAATGTAACGCAAGTCGGTCAACTGTCGATGGCCAACTTTATTAACCCAGCAGGATTGGTTGCTCTTGGTGGTGGTAACTATATCGCTTCACCAGCCTCTGGTAATGCAACAAACGGTCTACCTGGGCTCAATGGTATGGGTACGATGAATCAGTACTACATTGAGCAGTCCAATGTGAACGTTGCTGAAGAATTGGTTAATCTAATTGCAGCGCAGCGCGCCTATGAAATTAACACTAGAGCAGTAACTGCTTCTGATCAAATTTTGCAACGCGTTAGCAATTTGGGGCAATAA
- a CDS encoding flagellar basal body rod protein FlgF, giving the protein MINRYAYTSMTGATAATQQLAVTSNNLANGLTPGFREVISAFRAVPLKGDGEPFTGNGADTRVFAVESTPGSNFTGGQIQTTSNPLDVAIKGDGFFAVRRPDGKEAYTRAGKFMVNDQGILSVGKEIPVVGEGGSITIPTGSTMNIAEDGSVYTQIPGTQYLNQVGKLKLVNPNTNNLVRGDDGLFDLPGEQAAADQRVKVVQGAYELSNVNPTMAMVQMITQNRLFDLNTRSITLADQNSRSATTLLSLSRS; this is encoded by the coding sequence ATGATTAACCGATACGCTTATACTTCGATGACAGGGGCAACAGCTGCCACGCAGCAGTTGGCTGTTACCTCTAATAATCTGGCGAATGGTTTAACGCCAGGCTTTAGAGAAGTCATCAGCGCTTTCCGGGCTGTACCGTTAAAGGGTGATGGTGAGCCCTTTACCGGTAATGGCGCAGATACAAGAGTATTTGCAGTTGAGAGTACGCCAGGAAGTAACTTTACTGGCGGACAAATACAAACTACCTCTAATCCCTTAGATGTGGCTATCAAGGGTGATGGTTTTTTTGCAGTACGACGACCAGATGGAAAAGAGGCCTATACCCGCGCTGGCAAATTCATGGTCAATGACCAAGGAATATTAAGCGTTGGCAAGGAAATACCAGTAGTAGGTGAGGGCGGTAGTATCACTATCCCAACTGGTTCAACTATGAACATAGCAGAGGATGGCTCTGTCTATACTCAGATACCTGGAACACAGTACCTGAACCAAGTCGGCAAATTAAAGCTGGTCAATCCCAACACCAATAATTTGGTTCGCGGTGATGATGGTTTATTTGATCTGCCAGGTGAGCAAGCGGCAGCCGATCAACGCGTTAAAGTTGTGCAGGGCGCTTATGAGTTGAGCAATGTAAACCCTACGATGGCAATGGTGCAGATGATTACTCAAAATCGACTATTCGATTTAAATACTCGATCAATCACCTTAGCTGATCAAAATTCTAGATCAGCCACGACGCTATTATCCCTATCACGTAGCTAA
- a CDS encoding flagellar hook protein FlgE, translating into MGYGIGLAGLDSTSQAIDVVSNDIANAQTVGFKSAQFVFADMYFKANDAQAKDRIGMGSQQQAIRRDQSYGTLQTTQNPLDLAITGPGMFMLAKNVVGTVPTESPSKFEYTRNGQFGTDSQNRMVNQSGLLVVGYPADTAGNIISGAKSTMVLSPEPLPSQPTINSKIDLNLDTRNPPMDIRFDPTNSTTYSQATSQTIYDQNGNGHIFSMYYKRISSQPLTLTLQGTGAYSYNPTQPIPANADEVAHPLQYDTDHRPLNEQSSFIASTYKGEDAKYKVTAGKKEIIDSVNNPANTELVSVVGAQKTLTGGALNAVGSTYDLRLADGTHIPIKQTVAYAAASGGNPEVLAQFTATTDRFEVYATIDGNKVGHNPDTGMDGDMSFRKVSDGSLNTQQMSIGTMAFLGGINIDTLATGADGKPANFATTSFKLNALSASPVAAYGRTNQNGIMQFTVASDITTALTAPTQTYANSQDGHTVSNLSAYSIDSSGKLTATYDNGVQAVKGQLILAQFNNLDGLMPNGSNTFAATAASGDPILSAPGTGLLGQIRSKSLEASNVDLTAELVQLMVLQRQYSATSQALKLQAATIVDDAINMSR; encoded by the coding sequence ATGGGATATGGAATCGGATTAGCAGGCTTAGACTCAACATCACAAGCTATTGACGTAGTCAGTAATGACATCGCGAACGCACAAACCGTTGGATTTAAATCTGCGCAGTTTGTATTTGCAGATATGTACTTTAAGGCAAATGATGCGCAAGCAAAAGATCGAATTGGTATGGGATCCCAGCAGCAGGCTATTAGAAGAGACCAGTCCTATGGAACGCTGCAAACTACGCAAAATCCACTGGACTTAGCAATTACTGGACCAGGTATGTTTATGCTGGCCAAAAATGTGGTGGGAACTGTTCCTACTGAGAGTCCAAGTAAGTTTGAATACACCCGTAACGGTCAATTTGGCACTGATAGCCAAAACCGGATGGTCAATCAAAGTGGTTTATTGGTGGTGGGTTACCCAGCAGATACCGCTGGAAATATTATTTCTGGCGCAAAATCTACAATGGTATTGAGCCCAGAGCCGCTTCCATCACAACCAACGATCAATTCAAAAATAGATTTAAACCTAGATACAAGAAATCCTCCTATGGATATTCGTTTTGATCCAACCAATAGCACTACTTACAGTCAAGCAACATCACAAACCATTTATGACCAAAATGGTAATGGCCATATTTTTAGCATGTACTATAAGCGGATTTCTTCGCAGCCTTTGACATTAACTCTGCAGGGCACGGGTGCTTATTCCTACAATCCAACGCAGCCTATTCCGGCTAATGCTGATGAAGTAGCCCATCCATTGCAATATGACACCGATCATAGGCCATTAAATGAGCAGTCAAGTTTTATTGCTAGCACCTATAAAGGTGAAGATGCCAAATACAAGGTGACTGCTGGTAAGAAAGAAATTATTGACTCAGTAAACAATCCCGCTAATACGGAATTAGTGAGTGTTGTGGGAGCGCAAAAAACTCTAACTGGCGGTGCTTTGAATGCAGTAGGCTCAACCTATGATTTAAGGTTAGCAGATGGCACTCATATTCCAATCAAGCAAACTGTAGCTTATGCCGCAGCTTCAGGTGGTAATCCAGAAGTGCTAGCTCAATTTACAGCAACAACTGATCGATTTGAAGTCTATGCGACGATTGACGGTAATAAAGTAGGTCACAATCCAGACACTGGCATGGATGGCGATATGAGTTTTAGAAAGGTGAGCGATGGTTCGCTAAATACACAGCAAATGTCAATCGGTACTATGGCATTTTTAGGCGGTATCAATATTGATACTCTAGCAACAGGAGCTGATGGAAAGCCTGCGAATTTTGCAACAACAAGCTTTAAACTCAACGCATTAAGTGCTTCTCCAGTAGCTGCATATGGCCGAACAAACCAGAACGGTATTATGCAATTCACAGTTGCAAGCGATATCACTACAGCGTTAACTGCACCGACCCAAACTTACGCAAATTCTCAAGATGGTCATACCGTATCGAATCTATCAGCCTATTCAATTGATAGCTCTGGTAAGTTAACAGCAACCTATGACAATGGAGTGCAGGCAGTTAAGGGTCAGCTCATTTTGGCGCAATTTAATAACCTAGATGGTTTAATGCCAAATGGTAGCAATACTTTTGCAGCCACTGCTGCATCAGGTGATCCGATTTTAAGTGCGCCAGGAACTGGCCTATTGGGTCAAATCCGTTCCAAATCATTAGAAGCCTCAAACGTAGACCTAACTGCAGAGTTGGTTCAATTGATGGTTCTACAAAGACAATACTCCGCTACTTCGCAAGCATTAAAACTGCAAGCAGCAACCATTGTCGATGATGCAATCAATATGAGCCGATAA
- a CDS encoding FlgD immunoglobulin-like domain containing protein, producing the protein MTTTGPMSNIPVYDPTVAASSATSSSSGTSASDQTQNFLKLLIAQIQNQDPMAPMDASTMTSQMSQLNMVTSMSNMNTSMTAMLNQMQSVNFMNQAALIGHSPEVAGNSISFDGTNSVVLGANAANPLSSVVATITDSSGNVINTADLGTLVAGMKNFAWDGIDSSGNKVAAGNYSISISGKNTAGNSESPTVYVASPVAAVSKGTNGDSLLTLVDGRQINASTIQQWIN; encoded by the coding sequence ATGACAACAACCGGACCAATGAGCAATATTCCTGTCTACGATCCAACTGTAGCGGCAAGCTCTGCTACGAGTTCATCGAGTGGAACTTCAGCATCAGATCAAACTCAGAACTTTTTAAAGCTATTGATAGCGCAGATCCAAAATCAGGATCCGATGGCACCAATGGATGCATCGACGATGACATCCCAAATGTCTCAGCTCAATATGGTAACGAGTATGAGCAATATGAATACCTCAATGACGGCCATGCTCAATCAAATGCAGAGCGTAAATTTTATGAATCAGGCTGCGCTGATTGGCCATAGCCCTGAGGTAGCGGGTAATAGTATTTCTTTTGACGGGACTAATTCAGTAGTTCTTGGTGCCAATGCAGCTAATCCTCTAAGCTCTGTTGTTGCAACTATTACCGATAGCAGTGGAAATGTTATCAACACTGCTGATTTAGGGACCTTAGTTGCTGGAATGAAAAATTTTGCGTGGGATGGCATAGATTCAAGTGGTAATAAGGTGGCTGCAGGCAACTACAGCATCAGTATTAGTGGCAAGAATACAGCCGGTAACTCAGAGTCGCCAACTGTATATGTAGCATCACCTGTAGCGGCTGTAAGTAAGGGGACTAATGGTGACTCACTACTCACATTGGTCGATGGTAGACAGATTAATGCATCAACAATCCAGCAGTGGATCAATTAA
- the flgC gene encoding flagellar basal body rod protein FlgC codes for MMSLLAAFNIGSSALTAQAMRLNTTASNIANAESMSGPDGRPYRARQVEFSAITTPNSPGAGVAVSKIVESDAPLRMEYRPGHPKANAAGYVEMPNVNPVEEMVNMISASRSYQMNVEAMNVTRQLMLKTLDLGR; via the coding sequence ATCATGAGTTTATTAGCCGCCTTTAATATTGGATCCTCTGCATTGACAGCACAAGCAATGCGTCTCAATACTACCGCCTCCAATATTGCCAACGCAGAAAGTATGTCTGGTCCAGATGGACGTCCATACCGCGCACGGCAGGTTGAATTTAGTGCAATAACCACCCCCAATTCACCTGGCGCCGGCGTGGCTGTGAGCAAAATTGTTGAAAGTGACGCCCCACTGCGGATGGAATATCGCCCGGGACATCCAAAAGCCAATGCTGCAGGCTATGTAGAAATGCCCAATGTCAATCCAGTTGAAGAGATGGTCAACATGATTTCAGCGTCTCGTTCGTATCAAATGAATGTTGAAGCAATGAATGTGACACGTCAACTGATGTTAAAGACTTTGGATTTAGGTCGCTAG
- the flgB gene encoding flagellar basal body rod protein FlgB: MNVVPQYDPLSFGEAALKLRTFRQQILGNNLANSDTPGFKARDIRFADVLKAQMEGTQPSMDVSMVTTHAGHIEGKITKEDPRLLYRVPNQPSKDDNTVDGDVELSEFTKNSVLTESALGLLSSTLRARMSAITGQAS, encoded by the coding sequence ATGAATGTAGTGCCGCAATACGACCCATTAAGTTTTGGCGAAGCCGCGCTAAAGTTGCGTACCTTTCGCCAACAAATCTTGGGTAATAACTTGGCAAACTCTGATACCCCTGGTTTTAAGGCTAGGGATATTCGCTTTGCTGACGTATTGAAGGCCCAGATGGAAGGTACTCAGCCGTCAATGGATGTTTCGATGGTGACAACCCATGCTGGACATATTGAAGGAAAGATTACTAAAGAAGATCCACGTTTACTGTATCGAGTGCCAAATCAGCCATCTAAAGATGACAACACAGTCGACGGTGACGTTGAGCTTAGCGAATTTACCAAGAACTCAGTACTTACTGAGTCAGCACTAGGTTTGTTGAGTAGTACATTGCGCGCGCGAATGTCTGCGATTACAGGACAGGCATCATGA
- a CDS encoding tetratricopeptide repeat protein, translated as MRPNNQKSGKAGGNLSLVSGHTQANEQIDQTQDLFEQGIVCHRTGKLKEAKNLYEQTLLAQPDHVDAMHLMGLIAYETANFDLAEHLMQGAIALNPNNSSYHSNLGNVLKAKQKYDAAIVSYDSAIQLTPNSTYTYYNRGNTLHIQKKLEDAVASFDQAIAISADFAEAYNNRGNALKDLKKFDQAIASYIAAIQIKPEYAEAYNNLGNALKDLKKFDEAIGSYTTAIQIKPDYAEAYNNLGNALKEQRQIDKAIQSYSRAIDLKPDCFEAFNNRGNGLKELQQLSGAIASYDKAIEINPNFAEAYWNKSLALLLGGDYINGWKFYEWRWQRDVFVPLKRDFPQPLWLGTPSLLNKSILLYGEQGFGDTIQFIRYAKLVSDLGAKVIVEVQKPLIALLANLDGIALATYKGEKLPDFDFQCPLMSLPFAFKTTIDTIPTRNPYLFGDIAKVALWEAKLGPRIKPRVGIAWSGNRSHKNDHNRSISLKQLLLYLPDNCQYISLQKGATFDDGRTLKANPQVLNFADELHDFSDTAALTELLDCVVTVDTSVAHLAAALGRKTWILLPNDPDWRWLLNREDSPWYPTVKLYRQPVPGDWFTVFTRVREDLLALR; from the coding sequence ATGCGCCCTAACAATCAAAAATCTGGAAAAGCGGGGGGCAACTTAAGCTTGGTTTCTGGCCACACTCAGGCTAACGAGCAAATAGATCAGACCCAAGATTTATTTGAGCAAGGCATCGTTTGCCATCGCACAGGTAAGCTCAAAGAGGCTAAAAATTTATATGAGCAAACATTATTAGCACAACCCGATCACGTTGATGCAATGCATTTAATGGGGTTAATTGCTTATGAAACGGCTAATTTTGATCTTGCAGAACATTTGATGCAAGGGGCAATCGCACTTAATCCCAATAATTCTTCTTACCATTCGAATTTAGGGAATGTCTTAAAAGCAAAGCAAAAATACGATGCTGCTATTGTTAGCTACGATAGCGCAATTCAGTTAACACCAAACTCTACCTATACGTATTACAACCGTGGTAACACCTTGCATATTCAGAAGAAGCTAGAAGATGCGGTAGCCAGTTTTGATCAAGCGATTGCAATTTCTGCCGATTTTGCGGAGGCCTATAACAACCGTGGCAACGCTTTAAAAGATCTCAAGAAATTTGATCAAGCGATTGCAAGCTATATTGCGGCTATTCAAATCAAGCCTGAATATGCCGAAGCCTATAACAATCTTGGCAATGCTTTAAAAGATCTCAAGAAATTTGATGAGGCGATTGGAAGCTACACCACGGCTATACAAATTAAGCCAGACTATGCTGAGGCCTATAACAATCTTGGTAATGCCTTAAAAGAGCAAAGGCAAATCGATAAAGCAATTCAAAGTTATAGTCGAGCTATTGATTTAAAGCCTGATTGTTTTGAGGCATTTAATAATCGGGGTAATGGCTTAAAAGAATTACAGCAATTAAGTGGCGCTATCGCAAGTTATGACAAAGCCATTGAAATCAATCCTAATTTTGCCGAAGCCTATTGGAATAAAAGTTTAGCGTTATTGCTCGGTGGTGATTATATAAATGGCTGGAAATTTTACGAATGGCGTTGGCAAAGAGATGTATTTGTACCGCTCAAGAGAGATTTCCCTCAGCCTTTATGGCTTGGCACACCCTCTTTATTAAATAAGTCAATCTTATTGTATGGAGAACAAGGCTTTGGAGATACGATTCAGTTTATTCGTTATGCAAAGTTGGTGTCTGATTTAGGCGCAAAGGTAATTGTAGAAGTGCAAAAGCCCTTGATTGCTTTGCTGGCAAATTTGGACGGTATTGCATTAGCTACTTACAAAGGCGAAAAGCTTCCTGATTTTGATTTCCAGTGCCCCCTGATGAGCTTGCCATTTGCATTTAAAACTACTATTGATACGATTCCCACTCGCAATCCCTATCTTTTTGGTGACATCGCCAAAGTGGCACTTTGGGAAGCCAAGTTGGGACCAAGAATCAAGCCGCGTGTAGGAATTGCTTGGAGTGGTAACCGCAGTCATAAAAATGACCATAATCGCAGCATCTCTTTAAAACAGTTATTGTTATATTTGCCTGATAATTGCCAATATATTAGTTTGCAAAAAGGCGCTACTTTCGATGATGGTAGAACATTGAAGGCCAATCCCCAAGTTTTGAACTTTGCCGATGAGCTGCACGACTTTAGTGACACAGCAGCTTTGACTGAGCTATTAGATTGTGTGGTTACTGTAGACACTAGTGTGGCACACCTAGCTGCAGCCTTGGGTAGAAAAACTTGGATATTGCTACCCAATGATCCGGATTGGCGCTGGTTACTTAACCGGGAGGATAGTCCTTGGTACCCAACGGTCAAGTTGTATCGACAACCAGTTCCTGGCGATTGGTTCACTGTCTTTACGAGAGTTCGAGAAGATTTATTGGCCTTAAGGTGA
- a CDS encoding carbonic anhydrase, with amino-acid sequence MMNKILSPLSVATLAIYFLLLGQPVIASDAAQVVSPAEKPVDKVVEKAKVTVSPGPSSDDEMSKALTNKISKGSGDIVIRSSDLSVAGNAPLTAEVKAKAVVKAPAKPAEKEAHAPHWSYIDGPGGPDDWGNLSKENLACLKGKTQSPININIDRAVKAELSPLEFMYRASPLSIVDNGHTIMVSYGEGSNLMVDGRQYRLIQFHFHKPSEEAINGERTDMVAHLVHQHYDGSLAVVAVLMSTVKPAALKKYWWGDESTQENPLINTLWNKVPLVKGKTETPGVMIDINQILPADKSYFTYMGSLTTPPCSENVLWLVLKNPIYVSEAQVKNFDRIYPMNARPLQPKGDRLVKETKDR; translated from the coding sequence ATGATGAATAAAATCCTCAGCCCCCTCTCTGTGGCAACACTTGCCATATACTTCCTATTGCTTGGTCAACCAGTAATCGCGTCTGATGCTGCCCAGGTAGTTTCGCCGGCAGAAAAGCCAGTTGATAAGGTGGTGGAAAAAGCTAAGGTAACAGTATCTCCTGGCCCATCTAGTGATGATGAGATGAGCAAGGCCCTGACTAATAAAATTAGCAAGGGATCTGGTGATATTGTGATTCGCAGCAGTGATCTGTCGGTTGCTGGTAATGCGCCGCTTACTGCAGAAGTTAAAGCTAAAGCTGTAGTTAAAGCGCCAGCTAAGCCTGCTGAGAAAGAGGCACATGCTCCTCATTGGTCTTATATTGATGGACCTGGTGGTCCTGATGACTGGGGTAATTTAAGCAAAGAGAACTTAGCCTGCCTGAAGGGTAAGACTCAATCTCCGATCAATATCAATATTGATCGAGCAGTCAAAGCGGAGTTAAGTCCTCTCGAGTTTATGTATAGAGCATCGCCTTTATCTATTGTCGATAATGGACACACCATCATGGTTAGTTATGGTGAGGGTAGCAATCTGATGGTCGATGGTAGGCAATATCGGTTGATTCAGTTCCACTTTCATAAGCCCAGTGAAGAAGCGATCAACGGTGAGCGCACTGACATGGTGGCGCATTTAGTACATCAACATTACGACGGTAGCTTAGCGGTTGTTGCTGTCTTGATGAGTACTGTAAAGCCAGCAGCACTCAAAAAATATTGGTGGGGTGATGAGTCTACCCAAGAGAATCCTTTAATTAATACTCTTTGGAATAAGGTGCCATTAGTCAAAGGCAAGACCGAGACCCCTGGGGTCATGATTGACATCAATCAAATATTGCCAGCAGATAAAAGCTATTTCACTTACATGGGATCTTTGACAACACCACCGTGCAGTGAAAACGTGCTTTGGCTTGTTCTTAAAAATCCTATTTATGTAAGTGAGGCACAAGTTAAGAATTTTGATCGTATCTACCCCATGAATGCGCGACCATTACAACCTAAGGGCGATCGTTTGGTTAAAGAAACTAAAGATCGTTGA